One Terriglobales bacterium genomic region harbors:
- a CDS encoding acyl-CoA dehydrogenase family protein, which yields MPPFKFKGVDFIDFDSLLSDDERLVRDSTRKFIEENLVPIIEQCNREGRFPRELVKPMAELGFFGASLKGYGCAGMSNVEYGLVMQELERGDSGVRSFVSVQSALVMYPIYAFGSDEQKDQWLPKLAKGEKLGCFGLTEPGFGSNPGGMRTRAVKQGNEYVLNGEKMWITSGSIADVAVIWAKSEEHGGKVRGFLVETNRPGFSAQDVHGKWSLRASVTSGLSLQDVRVPESNLLPKSDGLKSPLMCLNQARYGIAWGAIGAAMSCYDTALQYSLLRKQFRDQPIASHQLVQEKLAWMVTEITKAQLLALQVGRLKDAEKVQHQHISMAKRNNVWMALECARLSRDILGANGIADDYPIMRHMMNLESVKTYEGTHDIHTLIIGSNVTGIDAF from the coding sequence ATGCCTCCATTCAAGTTCAAAGGTGTTGATTTCATCGATTTCGACTCGCTGCTTTCAGACGACGAGCGACTCGTGCGCGACAGCACGCGCAAGTTCATCGAAGAAAATCTCGTTCCCATAATTGAACAATGCAATCGCGAAGGACGCTTTCCGCGCGAACTGGTAAAGCCCATGGCCGAACTCGGATTCTTCGGCGCAAGCCTGAAAGGCTACGGCTGCGCCGGCATGTCGAATGTGGAGTATGGCCTCGTTATGCAAGAACTGGAACGAGGTGATAGCGGTGTGCGCTCGTTCGTCAGCGTGCAGTCGGCGCTGGTGATGTATCCCATTTACGCCTTCGGCAGCGATGAGCAGAAGGACCAATGGCTTCCAAAGCTCGCGAAAGGGGAAAAGCTGGGGTGCTTCGGCCTGACGGAACCCGGCTTCGGGTCGAACCCCGGCGGCATGCGAACGCGCGCGGTGAAGCAGGGCAATGAGTACGTTCTGAATGGCGAAAAGATGTGGATCACCTCCGGCTCCATCGCCGACGTCGCGGTGATCTGGGCGAAAAGCGAGGAGCATGGGGGCAAGGTCCGCGGCTTTCTCGTGGAAACGAATCGGCCGGGCTTTTCAGCGCAGGATGTGCATGGGAAATGGTCGCTGCGCGCATCGGTTACGTCAGGTCTCTCCTTGCAGGATGTGCGCGTACCCGAGAGCAACCTGTTGCCGAAGTCCGATGGATTGAAGTCGCCGCTGATGTGCCTGAACCAGGCCCGATATGGGATAGCGTGGGGTGCGATCGGCGCTGCCATGTCCTGCTACGACACGGCGCTGCAATACTCCCTGCTGCGCAAGCAGTTTCGCGATCAGCCCATCGCCTCGCACCAGCTTGTGCAGGAGAAGTTGGCGTGGATGGTCACGGAAATCACCAAAGCACAGTTGCTCGCGCTGCAAGTTGGACGGTTGAAAGACGCCGAAAAAGTTCAGCACCAGCACATCTCAATGGCAAAACGAAATAACGTGTGGATGGCGCTCGAATGTGCTCGCCTCTCTCGCGACATTCTCGGCGCGAACGGCATTGCTGACGACTATCCGATAATGCGCCACATGATGAATCTCGAATCAGTGAAAACATACGAGGGAACGCACGATATCCACACGTTGATCATCGGCTCGAATGTGACGGGAATTGACGCCTTCTGA
- the dapF gene encoding diaminopimelate epimerase codes for MSARSIPFYKAEACGNDFLIVDAEHMGTDVAALSRRLCDRHRGIGADGVEWVSLDAQGRVHARLFNADGSEAEISGNGTRCVAAWCVETRGGSEVQVVTAAGEKECMLLRRSDCDFEFMTEMGRAEVLGEKTLKINNSSEQGLEISTGNPHFVQFVEHFPSNWQARASAIAESRDFPNGTNVELVRIFGRNRIEFRIWERGAGETQSSGTGSCASAIAAIHSGKVTSPVEVYAPGGKQVVHWDGADALLLEGPARLTCRGEFFA; via the coding sequence ATGAGCGCGCGATCGATCCCGTTTTACAAAGCTGAGGCCTGCGGCAACGATTTCCTGATCGTCGATGCAGAGCACATGGGAACCGATGTGGCGGCATTGTCTCGCCGATTGTGCGACCGGCATCGCGGAATCGGAGCCGATGGAGTGGAATGGGTAAGCTTGGACGCACAAGGGCGAGTCCACGCGCGGCTTTTTAATGCCGACGGTTCAGAAGCAGAAATTTCCGGAAATGGAACGCGTTGTGTAGCTGCCTGGTGTGTGGAAACGCGCGGAGGTTCGGAAGTCCAGGTTGTCACTGCGGCTGGAGAAAAGGAATGCATGCTCCTGCGGCGCTCCGATTGCGATTTCGAATTCATGACCGAAATGGGAAGAGCTGAGGTCCTGGGCGAGAAAACCCTCAAAATCAACAATTCCAGCGAGCAGGGTCTGGAGATATCAACCGGTAATCCGCATTTCGTGCAGTTCGTCGAGCACTTTCCATCGAATTGGCAAGCCCGAGCGTCGGCCATAGCCGAAAGTCGCGATTTTCCGAACGGAACCAACGTAGAACTGGTTCGCATATTCGGGCGCAACCGCATTGAGTTCCGAATCTGGGAGCGCGGCGCCGGCGAGACACAATCGTCCGGCACTGGCTCGTGCGCTTCCGCGATCGCTGCTATCCACAGCGGTAAGGTGACATCACCGGTTGAGGTGTACGCGCCCGGAGGCAAGCAGGTGGTTCACTGGGATGGAGCAGATGCGCTTCTGCTGGAAGGGCCTGCACGTTTGACATGCAGGGGTGAATTCTTCGCGTGA
- a CDS encoding MgtC/SapB family protein, translating to MHSLLNMTALEVDRIEFLYPSLLRLLLAGALGGIIGLERTLHHKSAGIRTNMFICMGAALFTIMSELIPDPSVGDRTRIASNIVQGVGFLGAGAILHNKGGVSGLTTAATIWVVASIGMAAGAGHYLLATLTAVIILVALNLLGYLEARLGLKPITVSYEVTGKSAPEILDELNRVFEESHHFMHGLQIGRSADLSRVLFNLTCTVPEHRALESKIKLQRGIESVATFAKSEEE from the coding sequence ATGCATTCGCTCTTGAATATGACTGCGCTCGAGGTAGATCGAATAGAGTTTCTGTATCCCAGCCTTCTCCGCTTGTTGCTTGCAGGCGCGCTCGGCGGGATCATCGGCCTTGAACGCACGCTGCACCATAAAAGCGCCGGTATCCGCACCAACATGTTCATCTGCATGGGAGCGGCGCTGTTTACGATCATGTCGGAGCTGATTCCGGATCCAAGCGTCGGGGATCGCACGCGCATTGCCTCGAACATCGTGCAGGGCGTCGGATTCCTCGGCGCCGGCGCGATCCTCCACAACAAAGGTGGGGTTTCCGGCCTTACGACTGCCGCTACGATCTGGGTAGTTGCTTCCATCGGCATGGCTGCAGGCGCCGGGCACTACCTGCTTGCCACACTTACTGCAGTCATCATCCTGGTTGCGCTCAACCTGCTTGGATATCTGGAAGCGCGGCTCGGGCTCAAGCCAATCACCGTCAGCTATGAAGTAACCGGCAAGAGCGCACCGGAGATTCTCGACGAACTCAACCGAGTGTTTGAGGAGTCGCATCATTTTATGCATGGCCTTCAGATTGGGCGCTCAGCAGACCTCTCTCGCGTGCTCTTCAACCTCACCTGCACGGTGCCGGAGCATCGCGCACTCGAATCCAAGATCAAGCTGCAGCGCGGAATTGAGAGCGTCGCCACCTTCGCCAAATCGGAAGAAGAATGA